Proteins found in one Hippopotamus amphibius kiboko isolate mHipAmp2 chromosome 12, mHipAmp2.hap2, whole genome shotgun sequence genomic segment:
- the TWF1 gene encoding twinfilin-1, producing the protein MTRRGRRGSRYFLEPPAGAAHRTQRRSRASAAAAMSHQTGIQASEDVKDIFARARNGKYRLLKISIENEKLVIGSCRQPSDSWDKDYDSFVLPLLEDKQPCYVLFRLDSQNAQGYEWVFIAWSPDHSHVRQKMLYAATRATLKKEFGGGHIKDEVFGTVKEDVSLHGYKKYLLSQSSPAPLTAAEEELRQIKINEVQTDVSVDTKHQTLQGVAFPVSREAFQALEKLNNRQLNYVQLEIDIKNEIIILANTINTELKDLPKRIPKDSARYHFFLYKHSHEGHYLESIVFIYSMPGYTCSIRERMLYSSCKSPLLEIVERQLQMDVIRKIEIDDGDELTADFLYEEVHPKQHAHKQSFAKPKGPSGKRGIRRLIRGPAETEATTD; encoded by the exons ATGACGCGCCGGGGCCGGCGGGGGAGCCGCTACTTCCTGGAGCCGCCGGCCGGGGCCGCTCACCGCACTCAGCGCCGGAGCCGGGCGTCGGCGGCCGCCGCCATGTCGCACCAGACCGGCATCCAAG CAAGTGAAGATGTTAAAGATATCTTTGCCAGagcaagaaatggaaaatacagacTTCTGAAGATATCTATTGAAAATG AGAAACTTGTGATTGGATCGTGTAGGCAGCCTTCAGATTCCTGGGACAAGGATTATGATTCTTTTGTTTTACCCCTGTTGGAGGACAAACAACCGTGCTATGTGTTATTCAGGTTAGATTCTCAGAATGCCCAGGGATATGAATGGGTATTCATTGCGTGGTCTCCAGACCATTCTCAT GTTCGTCAAAAAATGTTGTATGCAGCAACAAGAGCAACTCTGAAAAAGGAGTTTGGAGGTGGCCACATTAAGGATGAAGTGTTCGGAACAGTAAAG GAAGATGTATCATTACATGGatataagaaatatttgctgtCACAGTCTTCTCCTGCCCCACTGACTGCAGCTGAAGAAGAATTACGACAGATTAAAATTAATGAG GTACAAACTGACGTGAGTGTGGACACTAAGCATCAAACACTACAAGGAGTAGCATTTCCTGTTTCTCGAGAAGCTTTTCAGGCTTTGGAAAAGTTGAATAATAGACAGCTCAACTATGTGCAGTTG gaaatagatataaaaaatgaaattataattttggccaacacaataaaTACAGAACTAAAAGATTTGCCAAAGAGGATTCCCAAAGATTCAGCACGttatcatttctttctgtatAAACATTCCCATGAAGGACACTATTTGGAGTCTATAG tttttatttattcaatgccTGGATACACATGCAGTATAAGAGAACGGATGCTGTATTCTAGCTGCAAGAGCCCTCTGCTAGAGATTGTAGAAAGACAACTACAAATGGATGTCATTAGAAAG ATCGAGATAGACGATGGGGATGAGTTGACTGCAGACTTCCTTTATGAAGAAGTACACCCCAAGCAGCATGCACATAAACAAAGTTTTGCAAAACCAAAAGGTCCTTCAGGAAAAAGAGGAATTCGAAGACTAATTAGGGGTCCAGCTGAAACTGAAGCCACTACTgattaa